A segment of the Acidimicrobiales bacterium genome:
ATGCAGAGACCCTCCAGACGCTGTTCGACTCGCTCGCCAGGTCGCGTCCGGTCGCTGCCTGACCGCAAGGTTTCTACTGGTGGTGCTCCGGGTCCTTCCCAACTGCATCGGCTGCGGAGCGTGCGAGAGCGCATGTACATCGGGTGCGATCACCCAGGCGGAGACCTTTGCCGTCGTGTACCTGATCGATCCGCTCTTGTGTAACGACTGCATGGAGTGCCTACCGGTCTGTCCGGTGGATGCGATCGTCCCTGATCCGGAGTGGGCGGTGTGCTTCGGCCCCGGCTGTCCGCTCGCGTCCGCCCGCTATTCCGGATGGGAATGTAGCCAGGGTGAGGATCGGTGCCCCTCGTGCGGATCAAACTTGTGGCGGGCACCCAACCTCGAGTGGATCTGCAGCAGCTGCCGGTTGGGTCCGAGCGGACGCGGCGCTAGGTGCCCGAAGGTCGAGCTGGCCCGTCGCCGTGGGGTGGAAATCAGGGCTGCTGGTTAAAGCTCTTGACGGCATGAACCACCATTTGATGCGGGTCGCACCGATGGCGCTTTTCGGCAGGATCGGTGTTCATCCGATCACCGACGCGTCGGAGATGCGAGTCGCGACGAATCACAACCTGACGGACCCCGTTGTCCAACGGATCGCAGAGCGGGCTCGTGACCTCAGCGGAGGGCCGACGTGATCGGCGTCGTGCGCATCGTCCAAGTAGGCGTTGATCGCCTGGAGCACCGATGGGGTGTGCTGGCCGTCTCGACCGGTTCCCCGGGCTCAATTCGTCGCTGTCGCCGAATCGGAGTACCAGGTCCAAAGGGCCTTCGACCTCGGGAGTGTCGAAGGGCGCATCGGCCGGCAGACTCGACATGTCTCCATGTCTGCCTCGATGCAGCGCCAGATTTTTCCGTAGCTGCGACACGGTTAGCGCCGGGTCGGCATTCAGATATGGCATTCTATCAGAGGCATCGAATAGGCGCATAATCCTCCTATATAACGTTCGGTCGAGAATCGAGGGCGAAGCTCTGAAGCCGTCGAGGGACAAGGTGTAGCGCTGCGACAGTCGATGTGGCGTTGGCGGTTGGTCATGAGCCAATTCAGACCTTGCGCCCACTGCACGGTCACCTGCCCAACCTATGAGAACGTTCACATGGGAAGGCACACGACGATTGAGGTCAACGGGCCGGTGAAGGACATTCCGTGTACTCCTATGAACATGGAGGTCTGGGACCGTCATGGTGGACATACGCCTTGACAGGCACTTCGGGGACGCGCCTAGAGCTAATCCGGCTCTCCGGAGCGATCGGTCGGGCCATCTAGGCCCCCTTCACCCGCCGCTACGCAATCACTCTTGCTCGCTACTCGTGCTCCTGGGTGTGACAGCGCGTCCAGGCACCACGGAGGGGCGAGGTCTTCCGCTGAAGGACGCCCCCCGCCGAACCCCTGTGAGTTCCGCAGTGCTGGTCAACTCGATGACCCGGCGCGCTCAGGGTGGTCGCCAGTACGCTTGCGACGTGGACAGCTCCGAGCACGCCGTCCTCGTCTACGACGGCGATTGCGGATTCTGCTCGGTGGCGGCGGCGTGGATCACGACGAAGTGGAAGAAGCCAAAGGCGCCGGAAGCAGTACCCGCACAGCGCCTCGGCGAAGTCGATCTGGAGCATTTGGGGCTGACCGCCGACGACGTGAAGATGGCCTCGTGGTGGGTGGAGGACGGGCGTAAATCACGTGGCCACCTGGCAATCGCGCGGGCCCTCATCGCCGCCGGTACCGGTTGGCGATTGATCGGTCAGCTCCTCCTCTTGCCACCAGTGCGGTGGCTCGCAGCGATCGGCTACCGCATCGTGTCCCGCTTCCGCTACCGCTTGCCCGGTTGACTACCCGCCGGCAGGACTTGACCCTCAACGCGCACGAATAGCTCAGTGGTCCTGCCGACTTCTGGCCGGCCCATGCGGGAACTCGTAACCGGCGGCACGGCCATCCTCGTGCTCCACTCGCGCTTCGCTCAGATCTCGCTTGCTCCCGGTGCCCTTGCGGACAACGAGGGCCGGGGACGGCCGAACTCGCCGTCTCAGTCGACGCGTCCGGCGCTGGCGAGGAGCACGTCGCTACGTCCTGCGAGCGCCGGCTTGTCTGCCGCGCCGGAATCGGTGACGTGCGCGTCGATCGCCTTGAGGCGCACCACGGGAAAGCATCGGCTCGTGCGGGAGAGATAGAGCCGGACGTGGGGGAAGGCCTGGAACACCGCCGCGAAGGCCTGCTCGCGCTCGTCGCCCTCGAGGACGACCGGGACGACCGCCTGACGGCGTCCGTGCCGCTCGATCTCGACCGGCCCGCCGGCACGCAGGTTCACGAACCAGGCGGGGACTCGGTCCCAGCCGCCGTTGGCGCCGCAGATGACCGGCGTCTCGTCGAGCTCGACGTAGGCGACGAGCACCTCTCGCACCTGGCCGCTGCGCCGCCCCCGGGTGCGCAGCAATAGCACGTTGTCCACCCCGAGGGCCTTGACCCCGAGGCTCATGCCGAGGTGTCGATACGCGCAGATGTCGAGGTGGGTCCACCAACGCGCCGTCATCTGGTCGAGCGAGGAGCGCCGCCGCCCCCGAGGTGCGAGTGGCCGGTAGAGCCGAACGTAGGCGCTGGCGAGATGGCGCCGATACCCAGGACTTTCCTTCATGGGATCCCTTCCCCCTTGGTGCCCTCACGACGGCACTGTGACCTACTCGACGAGCACTCTCGACGTTGCTTCGATCGAGGTCCGCCGGGCGAGCTCCCGGCCGAAGGCCGCTGGGCCGAACACCCCCGCTTTTCCCCCGACCTCTCGTGGTCCGAAGGCAGCCTGGGCGACGACGACCGCACCCTTTGCCTCGAGCGCCTGGCGCATCGCGGGCAGCGCACCTTTCGGCGCGATCGCGAAGGTGCAGAACACCCCGACGGGTCTGCCTCCGAGCCGAGGCAGTCCGGACAGCCAGGTCCGCATTGCCTTGGCCGGACGGACCCCGGCGACCACGAAGCCCTCGACCCGACTCCCCACCACCACCATGTCGGCGGCCGC
Coding sequences within it:
- a CDS encoding DCC1-like thiol-disulfide oxidoreductase family protein, with protein sequence MDSSEHAVLVYDGDCGFCSVAAAWITTKWKKPKAPEAVPAQRLGEVDLEHLGLTADDVKMASWWVEDGRKSRGHLAIARALIAAGTGWRLIGQLLLLPPVRWLAAIGYRIVSRFRYRLPG
- a CDS encoding nitroreductase family deazaflavin-dependent oxidoreductase; translated protein: MTARWWTHLDICAYRHLGMSLGVKALGVDNVLLLRTRGRRSGQVREVLVAYVELDETPVICGANGGWDRVPAWFVNLRAGGPVEIERHGRRQAVVPVVLEGDEREQAFAAVFQAFPHVRLYLSRTSRCFPVVRLKAIDAHVTDSGAADKPALAGRSDVLLASAGRVD